Proteins encoded together in one Oceanobacillus iheyensis HTE831 window:
- the phnC gene encoding phosphonate ABC transporter ATP-binding protein, with the protein MTLLEVNNLGKHYNGDTKVLKNVNFEIGSGEFVSIIGPSGAGKSTLLRCINRMVEISEGSVFVDGQSVGDMKKKSLRTLRTNIGMIFQHYNLVPRLTVIENVLHGRFGYKTNLQGIFGRFTEKEKEKAFELLDRLGIADHAYKRCDQLSGGQQQRVGICRALIQDPKIILCDEPIASLDPNSSKIIMDYLKRITNELGITCLVNLHQVEVAKEYADRIIGLKSGEIVFDGPSNMLYQDKIESIYGFQQRELITV; encoded by the coding sequence ATGACTTTATTAGAAGTTAATAACCTTGGTAAGCACTATAACGGAGATACGAAAGTCTTAAAGAATGTTAATTTTGAAATTGGATCTGGCGAATTTGTCTCTATCATTGGTCCTTCTGGTGCGGGTAAGTCTACATTACTACGATGCATTAATCGAATGGTAGAAATTAGTGAGGGTAGCGTATTTGTAGATGGACAAAGTGTAGGAGATATGAAGAAAAAGTCTTTAAGAACTCTACGTACAAATATAGGAATGATTTTTCAACACTATAACTTAGTACCTCGTCTTACGGTAATTGAAAATGTGCTACATGGAAGATTTGGGTATAAAACAAATTTACAAGGTATATTTGGGAGATTTACAGAAAAAGAGAAAGAAAAAGCTTTTGAATTACTTGATAGATTAGGTATTGCTGATCATGCATATAAGCGGTGTGACCAATTAAGTGGAGGGCAGCAGCAGAGAGTTGGAATATGTCGCGCATTAATTCAAGATCCAAAGATTATTCTATGTGATGAGCCAATCGCGTCTTTAGATCCAAATTCTTCGAAGATAATTATGGATTATCTAAAAAGAATTACAAATGAATTAGGGATTACCTGTTTAGTGAATTTACACCAAGTCGAAGTGGCAAAAGAATATGCAGATCGCATTATTGGTTTAAAAAGTGGAGAAATTGTTTTTGACGGCCCAAGCAATATGTTGTATCAGGATAAAATTGAATCGATTTATGGTTTTCAACAGCGAGAACTAATTACGGTATAG
- the phnE gene encoding phosphonate ABC transporter, permease protein PhnE, whose translation MDEQKMRKGKWQATIFLLLIILMTYFASSITQFNLLESITTIPQAIGWMVANLFITSEAITKLPGIVEKLTETIFMSIAATTLAAVLSIALALLGSKTTKVNNFFSVLARFIASFSRNIPVVAWSLILLISFGQNSVTGFLALFVGTLGFLTRAFIETIDEASSSSVEALSATGATYFHIVNNAVIPQSLPQMLSWILFMIETNIRSATLVGILTGTGIGYMFDIYYKNLNYDVVALITLSIVIAVIIIELLSNKIRKVIL comes from the coding sequence ATGGATGAACAAAAGATGAGGAAAGGGAAGTGGCAAGCAACAATCTTTTTACTACTAATTATCTTGATGACCTATTTTGCTTCGTCCATAACGCAGTTTAATTTGCTTGAGAGTATTACGACAATTCCACAAGCAATTGGTTGGATGGTTGCTAATCTTTTTATTACCAGTGAAGCTATTACAAAATTACCTGGTATAGTAGAAAAATTGACCGAGACAATTTTTATGTCTATTGCTGCTACAACTTTAGCAGCAGTGCTATCAATCGCGTTAGCATTACTCGGTTCAAAAACGACAAAAGTAAATAACTTTTTTAGTGTGCTAGCTCGTTTTATAGCATCTTTTTCAAGAAACATTCCTGTGGTAGCTTGGTCATTGATTTTACTGATTTCTTTTGGTCAAAACTCGGTGACAGGCTTCCTGGCACTTTTCGTTGGGACATTGGGATTTTTGACTAGAGCATTTATTGAAACAATAGATGAAGCAAGCTCAAGTTCGGTAGAAGCCCTTAGTGCAACAGGGGCTACATACTTTCATATTGTAAACAATGCCGTAATTCCGCAAAGCCTCCCGCAAATGTTAAGCTGGATCCTATTTATGATTGAAACGAATATTCGTAGTGCAACACTTGTAGGGATATTAACAGGTACTGGTATTGGATATATGTTCGATATTTACTATAAAAATTTGAATTATGATGTTGTTGCGTTGATTACTTTGTCCATCGTTATAGCCGTAATTATTATTGAATTATTATCTAACAAGATACGGAAGGTGATATTGTAA